The Actinomycetes bacterium genomic interval GCGGCAGGTACCTGGGCACGATGTTCAGCGGCACTGTTGCATTGAGGCGAACGGCGTCGGCGAACCGCGGCGAAGTGGAGGCTCCTTACTATGGAGAGCCCAGCAAGAACGGCTCGAAACACGCGATCGAGAACGTCGTCTGCCGTGTTCGAGGGGCAAAGTGGGGGCAGCCGGATGGGCTGATCGCTCAATGCAACAGTGCCGTCTGGGGTGGTCCCCCGGCGGATGGCCGGAGGCGTGCCGCCGCGTCCTGCGTTTGGTGCCGGCCGGGCTGGGTGCGGGCGGGGATTCACGGTATGGTCGGGCGGGCAGGGAGCCGTTGCCAACGCGTGGAGAGGAGCCCGGCGAGCTTGGACGCTGTCGAGGCGCCGAAGGTGCCGGTCGCGCTGCGGCCGGTCTTCAACGAGATCACCGCGATCACCAGCAGGTTCTGCGCCGAGCACCTGGATGAGGAGTACGCGCGGCTGTGCGCCAAGCTGGCCGCCAGGCTCGCCCGCAGGCGGCCGTCCCCGCTGCTGCGCGGTGACCGGCGGATCTGGGCGGCCGGCGTCGTCTACGCCATCGGGCGGGTCAACTTCCTGGCGGACCCGGCGCAGCGGCCGCACCTGCGCACCGACGACCTGGCCGACCTGCTCGGGGTCAAGCAGGCCACCATGGCCAACAAGGGCCGGCTGATCATGGACATGCTGGGCATCGGGTTGCTGGACCCGGGGTACAGCCGGTCCGACAGGCTGGACCAGAACCCGCTGGTCTGGATGATCCAGGTCGACGGTCTGGTGGTGGACGCCCGCTGGCTGCCTGAACAGCTGCAGGTCCAGGCGTGGCGGCGGGGGCTGATCCCGTACGTGCCCGCGCACGCCACCCCAGGCGACCCCGCCGAGCCTTCGGCGACGCGGCCATGAGCACCACCGACGACCTGGCCCGGTGCGGTGGCTGACCTCTTCGACTTCGACGAGGTGGCGGTTGGTCAGCGCGACCGGGCCGGGTCGCGGCTGATCTAGCTGATCTGTCAGGCGGTGTGACCATGAGCGCACCAACACCTATCCAGCCCGATCCTGACCGCCTGCAGCCGGTGCTGGACCGGATGGCGGAGGCAGCGACCGCCTGGCTGGGATCGCTGGGGTCGACACAGCGGCGCAAGGCGCGCTACGCCTTCCCGGCGCCCGACGAGCGGACCCGCTGGTACTACACCCCCACCGAACAGGGCGGCCTGCCGCTCGCCGAGATGAGTCCGGTCCAGCAGCGGCTGGCGCACCGGCTGGTCGCGAGTGGCCTGAGTCCGCGCGGCTACGTCGCGGCCTCGACCATCATGGGGCTGGAGAACGTCCTGGACGCCGTCGAGGGCTGGCAGCGGCCGTATCCGGGCCGCGCCGCCCCCAACCGTGGGCGCGACCCGCAGCTGTACTTCGCCAGCGTCTTCGGCACTCCGGGTGCCGGGTCGTGGGGCTGGCGGGTCGGCGGCCACCACTTGGCGCTCAACTACACCATCCACGGGGGCAACCTCGCGGCCAGCCCGATGTTCCTGGGTGCCAACCCCGCCACGGCGTCTCTGGTCGGCCCCGGCGTGCTGCGACCCCTGGCCGCGGAGGAGGACCTGGGCCGCGAGCTCCTCCATTCGCTGGCTCCCGACCAGCAGGCCAAA includes:
- a CDS encoding DUF6398 domain-containing protein, with amino-acid sequence MDAVEAPKVPVALRPVFNEITAITSRFCAEHLDEEYARLCAKLAARLARRRPSPLLRGDRRIWAAGVVYAIGRVNFLADPAQRPHLRTDDLADLLGVKQATMANKGRLIMDMLGIGLLDPGYSRSDRLDQNPLVWMIQVDGLVVDARWLPEQLQVQAWRRGLIPYVPAHATPGDPAEPSATRP
- a CDS encoding DUF3500 domain-containing protein, which codes for MSAPTPIQPDPDRLQPVLDRMAEAATAWLGSLGSTQRRKARYAFPAPDERTRWYYTPTEQGGLPLAEMSPVQQRLAHRLVASGLSPRGYVAASTIMGLENVLDAVEGWQRPYPGRAAPNRGRDPQLYFASVFGTPGAGSWGWRVGGHHLALNYTIHGGNLAASPMFLGANPATASLVGPGVLRPLAAEEDLGRELLHSLAPDQQAKAVLSVVAPSDIVQSNRPVVEAGVLPLGSSDDQLAAVRYEHTPKGLAAAQMTPQQRALLLPLIHQYLGRLPDEVAAVQAERISGPASGTLHFGWAGGLERGQPHYYRVQGPRLLIEYDNTQDGANHAHSVWRDPVGDFGADLLAPCPAQAD